Proteins found in one uncultured Desulfuromonas sp. genomic segment:
- a CDS encoding GIY-YIG nuclease family protein, protein MAKSVFTDEDDALLAELGVEVETKKVVARTPREERIIAGFEEIQRFVEQNDRLPSSTEGNDIFERIYATRLNQIRSQQECRDLLSEFDNQGLLDGDVQNENADSCELTDDELLEELGVSVGAESDITNLRHVKPHAEKQAAEEIATRTVCDDFDKFKPLFEAVQNDLDTGLRKTLKFRKDSGFLKTDVKKGQFFIIGGQTAYVAEVGDVIKAPNGEFDARLRVIYSNGTESDILLRSVVRALYKDNASRLISDPSAGPLFSDVVDREDSESGTIYVLRSKSDHPLIAENRDVIHKIGVTGGAVEKRIANAKLDPTYLMADVEIVANYELYNINRNRLEKVLHKFLDNARLEIEVSDRFGNPVKPKEWFLVPLFIIDDVVEKIKEGTLDRYGYDIESASLVEK, encoded by the coding sequence ATGGCTAAGTCTGTATTTACCGACGAAGATGACGCTTTATTAGCCGAGCTGGGTGTCGAAGTTGAGACAAAAAAGGTTGTGGCTCGGACTCCACGAGAAGAGCGGATTATTGCCGGGTTTGAAGAAATTCAGCGCTTTGTCGAACAGAATGATCGTTTGCCTTCCTCGACTGAGGGGAATGATATTTTCGAGCGGATCTATGCAACGCGCCTTAATCAGATCCGGTCTCAACAGGAATGTCGTGACCTTCTGTCCGAGTTTGACAACCAGGGCCTTCTTGATGGTGATGTGCAGAATGAAAATGCGGACAGCTGTGAACTGACAGATGATGAATTGCTGGAAGAGCTTGGTGTTTCCGTGGGGGCAGAGAGTGACATAACGAATCTCCGTCATGTGAAGCCCCATGCGGAGAAACAAGCTGCTGAAGAAATTGCAACTCGGACGGTCTGCGATGATTTTGACAAATTCAAGCCGTTGTTTGAAGCCGTTCAAAATGATTTGGATACAGGTCTTCGTAAGACGTTGAAATTCAGGAAGGATAGCGGTTTTTTAAAAACTGACGTCAAAAAAGGTCAGTTTTTTATCATAGGGGGACAAACGGCTTACGTGGCAGAAGTAGGAGATGTCATCAAGGCTCCAAATGGAGAATTTGATGCCCGCTTACGCGTTATCTACTCGAATGGTACGGAAAGCGATATTCTTCTAAGATCCGTTGTTCGGGCATTGTATAAGGACAACGCCAGCAGGCTGATTTCCGATCCCAGCGCGGGACCACTTTTCTCTGACGTTGTTGATAGAGAAGATTCAGAGAGTGGAACCATTTATGTTTTAAGAAGTAAATCAGACCATCCTTTAATTGCTGAAAATCGAGATGTTATCCATAAAATCGGCGTCACCGGGGGTGCCGTTGAAAAAAGAATAGCCAACGCAAAACTTGATCCGACCTATTTAATGGCTGATGTTGAAATTGTAGCAAACTATGAGCTTTACAATATCAATCGAAACAGATTGGAAAAAGTGCTCCATAAATTTTTGGATAATGCGAGGCTTGAGATAGAGGTCAGCGATCGCTTTGGCAATCCCGTCAAACCCAAAGAATGGTTTTTGGTGCCGCTTTTTATTATTGATGATGTGGTGGAAAAAATTAAAGAAGGGACTCTGGATCGCTATGGCTATGATATTGAATCTGCCAGTTTGGTAGAAAAATGA
- a CDS encoding mobile mystery protein B, with translation MILFEYPEGATPIDPDEAQGLLLPHIRTRAELDRWEQDNILEAEDAVFRRKQKDILTEKYVCTLHKKMFGHVWSWAGTFRRSQKNIGIEWMQIPTALRQLFDDVNGWMEFDSYPADEIAARFHHRLVAIHAFANGNGRHARLMADILLVHLLGQERFSWGQENLTNAGDCRRSYINALRAADQHDYQPLLAFVRS, from the coding sequence ATGATTCTCTTTGAGTATCCAGAAGGAGCAACACCGATTGATCCGGATGAAGCGCAGGGGCTTCTTCTGCCCCATATTCGAACGCGCGCTGAACTTGATCGCTGGGAACAGGATAATATTCTCGAAGCTGAAGATGCCGTTTTCAGACGTAAGCAGAAAGATATTTTGACCGAAAAATATGTGTGTACGTTGCATAAGAAGATGTTTGGTCATGTCTGGAGTTGGGCGGGAACGTTCCGGCGCAGTCAAAAGAACATCGGAATTGAGTGGATGCAGATCCCCACAGCTCTGCGTCAGTTGTTTGATGATGTCAATGGGTGGATGGAATTTGATTCTTATCCTGCGGATGAAATAGCAGCACGTTTTCACCACCGTCTGGTCGCTATTCACGCTTTTGCCAATGGTAATGGCCGTCATGCACGTTTGATGGCCGATATCCTATTGGTCCATCTTTTAGGGCAAGAACGCTTTAGCTGGGGGCAGGAGAATCTGACCAATGCTGGTGATTGTCGTCGCAGCTATATTAATGCCTTGCGCGCTGCAGACCAGCACGATTATCAGCCTTTGTTGGCTTTTGTCCGGTCATAG
- the pstB gene encoding phosphate ABC transporter ATP-binding protein PstB: MMSFAAVAEKRVTEAAAFSPAGDVVIDCNLDKVYYGSYNAVRDSHVPIEKGKITGFIGPSGCGKSTVLRSLNRMNDLIPGFRFDGHVHYHGKDIYAKKVDPVVIRRYIGMVFQQPNPFSMSIYDNVAFGLKLNRYKGDADERVEKALTRAALWNEVKDKLNKSGLSLSGGQQQRLCIARAIATEPDVLLMDEPCSALDPIATRQVEELMLELKDSYTVALVTHNMMQAVRVADTTAFFGVDVSQGERVGRLVEMGETKQVFEDPIEDLTKQYISGEFS, translated from the coding sequence ATGATGAGTTTTGCAGCAGTCGCAGAAAAAAGAGTCACTGAGGCGGCAGCCTTCAGCCCGGCTGGAGATGTTGTTATCGATTGCAATTTGGATAAAGTTTATTACGGCAGCTACAACGCCGTGCGTGACAGTCATGTGCCGATTGAAAAAGGCAAGATCACCGGTTTTATCGGACCCTCCGGTTGTGGCAAGAGTACCGTATTGCGCAGCCTCAACCGGATGAACGATCTGATCCCCGGTTTTCGTTTTGACGGCCACGTTCACTATCACGGCAAGGATATCTACGCCAAAAAAGTCGATCCCGTGGTTATCCGCCGTTATATCGGCATGGTCTTCCAGCAGCCGAACCCGTTTTCCATGAGTATTTATGACAATGTCGCCTTTGGCCTCAAGCTCAACCGATACAAAGGCGATGCTGACGAACGTGTGGAAAAAGCCCTGACCCGCGCGGCCTTGTGGAACGAGGTTAAGGATAAGCTCAACAAAAGCGGTTTGTCGTTGTCCGGCGGCCAGCAGCAGCGGTTGTGTATTGCCAGGGCCATCGCCACGGAACCGGATGTGCTGCTGATGGACGAACCCTGCTCAGCTCTTGACCCGATTGCCACCCGCCAGGTTGAGGAACTGATGCTGGAGTTGAAAGACAGTTACACCGTCGCTCTGGTTACGCACAACATGATGCAGGCCGTGCGTGTCGCTGACACGACCGCCTTCTTTGGTGTCGATGTCTCCCAAGGGGAGCGGGTCGGACGTCTGGTCGAAATGGGAGAGACCAAGCAGGTGTTTGAAGATCCCATCGAAGATTTGACCAAACAGTATATTTCCGGGGAGTTCAGCTAA
- a CDS encoding DNA methyltransferase yields the protein MNAVEIEEAISLLAEQEFDPVEFPFAFLEAFGNKKATIDRLRKGNTNSSDIEGGVLQRNNIHLAVCAEGKVGATLAALRESPATTRGKAKFILATDGITLEAEELGSDVAPIVCAYKEFPDHFGFFLPLAGISTVKQVRESAFDIKATGRLNRLYVELLKDNPDWGTANRQHDMNHFMARLIFCFFAEDTEIFSGVELFTSTINQMSDRDSSNTHEVLGELFRAMNTKYADRDSAKISRWADAFPYVNGGLFAGSTEVPRLSKIARSYLQSIGNLDWKKINPDIFGSMIQAVADDEERGALGMHYTSVPNILKVLNPLFLDDLREQLEKSGDNARMLLNLRKRIAKIRVFDPACGSGNFLVIAYKEMRAIEAKINKRRGESHQKTEIPITNFRGIELRDFAAEIARLALIIAEYQCDVVYRGQMEALAEFLPLGAENWITCGNALRLDWLAICPPTGKGVKLAADDLFSTPLDQAEIDFENEGGETYICGNPPYLGGTVQSEQQKEDLETLFAGRTNSWKSLDYVAGWFIKFADYCKYADASGAFVSTKSICQGEQVARLWPLVLDGSLQITFAYTPFNWSNLASNNAGVTVVIVGLSKNIKDIKRIFSYENGEIQRREVLNINAYLIPQSNILVTPSTRPISAIAEMINGNKPVDGGYLMLNWTEANELLKSYPEAKTFIRPFVGSSEFIKGNQRYCLWIETHQLNDALSIYPISKRLDEVATFRIESKKELTRKGAKTPYEFQQVRQRGHERVIVVPRVSSEQREFLPVGVLNTGAIIGDRNFAFYDAPIWNLSIIVSRLHLVWIGTVCVRMRTDFSYSNTLGWNTFPVPKLTEKNKADLTRCAEDILLSREAHFPKTIAELYDPENMPDDLRRAHERNDEVLERIYIGRRFKNDTERLEKLFDLYTKMTAGNAPAKKGRA from the coding sequence TTGAACGCCGTTGAAATAGAAGAAGCCATATCCTTGTTAGCTGAGCAGGAATTTGATCCTGTTGAGTTTCCGTTCGCTTTTTTGGAGGCATTTGGTAACAAGAAGGCGACGATTGACCGCTTAAGAAAGGGCAACACCAACTCTTCTGATATTGAAGGTGGCGTGCTGCAACGTAACAATATTCACTTGGCTGTTTGTGCCGAGGGGAAGGTTGGTGCCACGCTGGCCGCGCTTCGTGAAAGTCCTGCTACGACCAGGGGGAAAGCCAAGTTCATTTTGGCGACCGACGGCATTACTCTGGAGGCTGAGGAATTAGGCTCCGATGTTGCGCCTATTGTCTGTGCCTATAAAGAATTCCCGGATCATTTTGGTTTTTTCCTGCCCCTGGCTGGTATCTCTACCGTCAAACAAGTCCGGGAAAGCGCCTTCGATATCAAGGCGACTGGGCGGCTCAACCGTCTTTATGTCGAGCTGTTGAAAGATAATCCAGACTGGGGGACAGCGAACCGTCAGCACGACATGAATCATTTCATGGCAAGGCTGATTTTCTGTTTCTTTGCTGAAGATACCGAGATCTTCAGCGGTGTGGAGCTGTTTACCAGCACCATCAATCAGATGAGTGACCGTGATTCCTCAAATACCCATGAGGTTCTTGGTGAACTCTTCCGGGCGATGAACACCAAATATGCTGATCGTGACAGCGCTAAAATTTCCCGGTGGGCGGATGCCTTCCCCTATGTGAACGGCGGTCTGTTTGCCGGAAGTACAGAGGTGCCGCGTCTCAGTAAAATTGCCCGATCCTATCTTCAGAGTATTGGCAATCTGGACTGGAAAAAGATCAACCCGGATATCTTCGGCTCTATGATTCAGGCCGTAGCCGACGACGAGGAGCGTGGCGCATTGGGGATGCACTACACCAGCGTTCCGAACATCCTCAAGGTTCTGAATCCGCTCTTTCTGGATGACCTGCGTGAGCAGTTAGAAAAGTCCGGTGATAATGCCCGTATGCTGCTAAATTTACGCAAAAGGATAGCTAAAATCCGCGTGTTTGATCCTGCCTGTGGTTCTGGGAATTTTCTTGTTATCGCCTATAAGGAGATGCGCGCAATTGAAGCGAAGATCAATAAACGGCGAGGTGAATCTCACCAAAAAACCGAAATTCCGATTACAAATTTTCGCGGAATCGAGCTAAGAGATTTTGCAGCGGAGATTGCCCGTCTTGCTCTTATTATCGCTGAGTATCAGTGCGATGTTGTTTATCGCGGCCAAATGGAAGCTTTGGCAGAGTTCTTGCCGCTAGGTGCAGAGAATTGGATAACGTGTGGTAATGCTCTACGGTTGGACTGGTTGGCTATCTGTCCACCTACAGGAAAAGGTGTCAAGCTCGCCGCTGACGATTTGTTTAGTACCCCACTAGATCAAGCCGAAATCGATTTTGAAAATGAAGGTGGTGAAACGTACATTTGTGGGAATCCCCCTTATCTGGGTGGTACAGTTCAATCGGAGCAGCAAAAAGAGGATTTAGAAACTCTATTTGCGGGGCGAACCAATAGTTGGAAGTCATTAGATTATGTAGCTGGTTGGTTCATTAAATTTGCTGACTATTGTAAGTATGCGGACGCATCAGGAGCTTTTGTTAGTACAAAATCAATTTGTCAGGGGGAACAAGTAGCGAGACTTTGGCCTTTGGTATTAGATGGTAGTTTACAAATTACATTTGCATATACTCCTTTTAATTGGTCAAATTTAGCTTCGAATAATGCTGGAGTAACGGTTGTTATTGTTGGCTTGTCAAAAAATATCAAAGATATTAAGCGTATCTTTAGCTATGAAAATGGTGAAATACAACGTCGTGAAGTGTTAAATATTAACGCATATTTAATTCCACAATCGAATATTTTGGTAACACCCTCTACTCGACCTATTTCTGCAATAGCTGAAATGATCAATGGCAATAAACCTGTTGATGGTGGGTACTTAATGCTTAATTGGACAGAAGCAAATGAGTTGCTGAAGTCTTATCCTGAAGCGAAGACTTTTATAAGGCCATTTGTTGGTTCCTCAGAATTTATCAAGGGGAACCAAAGGTACTGTCTGTGGATAGAAACACATCAGCTAAATGATGCTCTATCTATCTATCCAATTTCAAAGAGATTGGACGAAGTCGCAACATTTCGAATTGAAAGTAAGAAAGAGCTTACACGAAAGGGGGCAAAGACCCCTTACGAGTTTCAACAGGTACGGCAAAGAGGGCATGAAAGAGTTATTGTTGTTCCGAGGGTGAGTTCAGAGCAACGGGAGTTTTTACCCGTCGGTGTGTTGAATACTGGAGCAATCATTGGCGATCGAAACTTTGCTTTTTATGATGCTCCAATATGGAATTTATCAATAATTGTATCCCGATTGCATCTGGTGTGGATCGGAACTGTATGTGTTCGAATGAGAACTGATTTTTCTTATTCAAATACCTTGGGCTGGAACACTTTTCCGGTTCCAAAGCTGACAGAAAAAAACAAAGCAGACCTTACCCGTTGTGCCGAAGATATCCTTTTGTCCCGTGAAGCGCATTTCCCGAAAACGATTGCCGAACTTTACGATCCCGAAAACATGCCGGATGATTTACGTCGAGCTCATGAACGTAATGATGAAGTTCTTGAACGTATCTATATCGGGCGGCGATTCAAAAACGATACAGAACGGCTGGAAAAGCTGTTTGATCTTTATACTAAAATGACGGCGGGGAATGCTCCTGCCAAGAAGGGGAGAGCCTGA
- a CDS encoding transposase: MDTKGYGNIPQSLYDAITFLAQALPKRSVPTFLELLFGAMLTQNGFVTEAWLAIRPKRHWTSYFKWLQKGRWSWVALGLQTARLALQRTEGSRCYVAIDDTVVFRCSRKAPESRIHHQHGCKVNRPVYVRGQNWVTMALVLPQGWRSLALPILSRLSRSTGNSGKLVAAKTLLRVTRPLFHGRLVTLLVDSWYMRKSLLLPAQTLGYQVIGQVRKDTALYRPPPCHNGKRGRPRKYGDKLTAERVAELPMISQNLFLYGQWQTVHYRSCVARARFLDGQQVRAVWSQIENKDGTLRQPRLILSTDLSLSAARILLAYNRRWSIEDLFNQLKNRWGWKDTWQQTRQVLHRWTQILSTSYALPQLLAQQNSEQVKDLASLCPWRDKQPITAGRVRQGLQRIFGHVDIRSHWNPKSGKFSPQNRGKKPDRPPDPHKTA, from the coding sequence ATGGATACCAAGGGATACGGCAATATCCCCCAGTCCCTGTACGACGCTATCACATTTCTGGCCCAGGCGCTGCCCAAACGTTCGGTTCCGACTTTTCTGGAACTGCTGTTCGGCGCGATGCTGACCCAGAATGGTTTTGTCACCGAAGCCTGGTTGGCGATCAGACCTAAGCGTCATTGGACGAGTTATTTCAAATGGTTGCAGAAGGGCCGCTGGTCCTGGGTTGCGCTTGGATTACAAACGGCTCGACTCGCTTTGCAACGAACAGAAGGTTCGCGCTGCTATGTCGCCATAGACGATACGGTGGTTTTCCGCTGTTCGCGCAAGGCTCCAGAATCACGCATCCACCATCAGCATGGTTGCAAGGTCAACCGACCCGTTTATGTCCGGGGACAGAACTGGGTGACCATGGCTCTGGTGTTGCCACAGGGGTGGCGTTCTCTGGCCTTGCCGATTCTTTCCCGTTTATCCAGAAGCACAGGCAACAGCGGCAAACTGGTCGCGGCCAAGACTTTGCTCCGGGTGACTCGGCCTCTGTTCCATGGACGCCTTGTGACGCTGCTGGTCGATTCCTGGTACATGCGCAAGTCGCTGCTGCTTCCAGCCCAGACTCTGGGTTACCAGGTCATCGGCCAGGTGCGCAAGGACACAGCGCTCTATCGACCGCCGCCATGCCACAACGGCAAACGCGGGCGGCCCCGTAAATATGGCGATAAGCTGACAGCTGAGCGTGTCGCTGAATTGCCCATGATCAGCCAGAACCTTTTTCTCTACGGGCAATGGCAGACGGTTCATTATCGCAGTTGCGTTGCCCGAGCCCGCTTCCTTGACGGACAACAGGTTCGCGCGGTCTGGTCTCAGATTGAAAACAAAGATGGAACCTTGCGTCAGCCCCGGCTCATCTTGAGCACCGATCTAAGCTTGTCAGCCGCACGCATCCTGCTGGCGTATAACCGCAGGTGGTCCATCGAGGACCTGTTCAATCAGCTTAAGAACCGTTGGGGCTGGAAGGACACGTGGCAGCAAACGCGTCAGGTGCTGCACCGCTGGACACAGATTCTTTCAACCAGCTATGCGCTGCCACAGTTGTTGGCTCAACAGAACAGTGAACAGGTGAAAGACCTCGCCTCTCTCTGCCCTTGGAGAGACAAACAGCCGATCACGGCCGGGCGTGTGCGCCAAGGGTTGCAAAGGATTTTTGGTCATGTCGATATCCGCAGCCACTGGAACCCGAAGTCGGGAAAATTCAGCCCTCAAAACCGGGGCAAAAAACCGGATCGGCCGCCTGATCCACACAAAACAGCTTAA
- a CDS encoding IS110 family transposase, translating to MYNVGIDVGNKELVMVIRHKGKNQKARTFSNTSDGHAKIVKTLSVKKGGAKICLEATGVYHFDLAVALNHAGLNLMVVNPKAAKHYFEALMTRSKTDQVDAGILAQYAETMPFEAWVMPDEKIIRLQAFSRKIAALTRLKAQTKNQLHALESNRAIPEIIQEETRESITFFEMQIQRLKEHALALIASDEELQRPFEIVTSVKGIADASAIQLLGELLVLPKDMRNRQWVAFAGLDPRHHKSGTSVSKKPRISKAGNSYLRRALYMPALCAANRDPYVKAYYRHLIDNQGLKKMQALCAVMRKLLHAIHAMLKNNVCFDNTRFFNMAEVEIL from the coding sequence ATGTACAACGTCGGTATTGATGTCGGAAACAAAGAACTGGTTATGGTTATTCGCCACAAAGGGAAGAACCAGAAAGCCAGAACCTTCAGCAATACTTCTGACGGTCACGCAAAAATCGTCAAAACGTTGTCTGTTAAAAAAGGCGGTGCCAAAATCTGTCTGGAGGCGACCGGCGTTTATCATTTCGATTTAGCCGTTGCTTTAAACCATGCAGGACTGAACCTCATGGTTGTCAACCCGAAAGCGGCAAAGCACTATTTTGAGGCCCTTATGACCCGTTCTAAAACAGACCAGGTCGATGCCGGTATTTTAGCTCAGTATGCCGAGACTATGCCCTTTGAAGCATGGGTGATGCCTGATGAAAAAATCATTCGCCTACAGGCATTCTCAAGAAAGATCGCAGCATTAACGAGGCTCAAAGCACAAACGAAAAATCAGCTTCATGCGTTGGAATCAAATCGTGCTATCCCTGAAATTATTCAGGAAGAAACACGTGAATCCATCACTTTCTTTGAGATGCAGATTCAACGCCTTAAAGAGCATGCCTTGGCACTGATCGCTTCCGATGAAGAACTGCAAAGACCCTTCGAAATCGTTACTTCGGTCAAAGGAATTGCTGACGCCAGCGCGATCCAACTCCTCGGTGAACTTCTGGTCTTGCCAAAAGACATGAGAAACCGTCAATGGGTCGCTTTTGCTGGACTTGATCCACGTCACCATAAGTCAGGAACAAGCGTCTCCAAAAAGCCGAGAATCAGCAAGGCCGGTAATTCGTATTTGCGCCGCGCACTCTATATGCCGGCCCTATGCGCCGCAAATCGCGATCCCTACGTCAAGGCTTATTACCGGCACCTTATTGACAATCAGGGTCTTAAGAAAATGCAGGCACTTTGTGCTGTCATGCGAAAGCTACTTCATGCAATTCATGCCATGTTGAAAAATAACGTTTGCTTTGACAATACGCGTTTCTTCAATATGGCCGAGGTAGAAATTCTGTAA
- a CDS encoding mobile mystery protein A gives MKSRHRQIMREQLDSTFAQLSHLKGLHPPVKGWLRSIREALGMSGKQLGERMGVSQPRIVQLEKDEVSGVVTMKTMRQAAEAMDCVFVYAVVPHDSLKETIRHQACKVAEERLSRTSHTMLLEDQQVSLEERQKMLETKIEDLVREMPKDFWVQK, from the coding sequence ATGAAATCAAGGCATCGTCAAATTATGCGAGAGCAGCTGGATAGCACCTTTGCTCAGTTATCTCATCTAAAAGGGCTTCATCCTCCGGTTAAGGGGTGGTTGCGTTCGATACGTGAAGCTTTGGGAATGTCTGGTAAGCAGTTGGGGGAACGCATGGGGGTCAGTCAACCGCGCATTGTGCAGCTGGAAAAAGACGAAGTCTCTGGTGTTGTGACCATGAAAACCATGCGTCAGGCTGCGGAAGCAATGGATTGCGTCTTTGTCTATGCCGTCGTTCCCCACGACAGCTTGAAAGAAACAATTCGTCATCAAGCCTGTAAGGTCGCTGAGGAGCGATTGTCGCGAACCTCCCACACGATGTTGCTGGAGGATCAGCAGGTATCTCTTGAAGAGCGTCAGAAGATGCTCGAAACAAAAATTGAAGATTTGGTGCGTGAGATGCCAAAAGATTTCTGGGTGCAGAAATGA
- a CDS encoding response regulator receiver protein, whose translation MLPVIIAYQTPTETAALKHCVELAGCTAKPVATLNEAIDVLRKEDAAIMLLGKTFEGSSALDVIPIFRYLHKQLKIILLADDATVSFLRQARAAGIFYHAIEPHDEEDCRELQLALECAREASEKQGKSLWKKLAPVFCGAN comes from the coding sequence ATGCTGCCCGTCATTATTGCCTATCAAACTCCCACAGAAACCGCTGCCCTCAAACACTGCGTGGAGCTGGCCGGATGCACTGCCAAGCCTGTAGCAACCCTCAATGAAGCCATTGATGTGCTACGCAAAGAGGATGCTGCGATCATGCTGCTGGGCAAAACCTTTGAAGGCAGTAGTGCATTGGATGTCATTCCGATTTTCCGCTATTTACACAAGCAGCTGAAAATCATCCTGTTGGCTGACGATGCCACTGTTAGCTTCTTGCGTCAGGCACGAGCGGCGGGAATTTTCTATCACGCCATAGAACCGCATGACGAAGAGGACTGCCGTGAACTGCAACTGGCCTTGGAATGTGCTCGTGAAGCCAGTGAAAAGCAGGGCAAGAGTTTATGGAAAAAGCTGGCACCGGTGTTTTGTGGAGCCAACTAG
- the pstA gene encoding phosphate ABC transporter permease PstA → MSATDVATADVVRSDAPRLERQLFERRALFNHVLTGLTWMIALVGSVPLFSVIYMLLIEGGARLDWEALTALPPAGFDIGGGFGNAIVGTMVMVLIASLLSVPTGILAAIYLAILDPQSKLATVSRFVAKTLTGFPSILAGVFTYAILVIPLGYSAMAGGVALSVLMLPTILLAAEEAMKQVPRKMTDAAFGMGCTRTQVIWKIVLPTGLPGILTGVLLAIAGAAGESAPLLFTALFSNYYMSELIEPTASLSILIYNFSGMPFENQIQLAWAASLVLVLIVLVFNIVARVMGRSRH, encoded by the coding sequence ATGAGTGCGACTGATGTAGCAACCGCTGACGTTGTCCGTAGTGATGCGCCGCGTCTTGAACGGCAACTGTTCGAGCGCCGGGCCTTATTCAATCATGTCCTTACCGGTCTCACCTGGATGATTGCTCTGGTTGGCAGTGTGCCGCTTTTTTCGGTGATCTATATGTTGTTGATCGAAGGGGGCGCGCGCCTGGATTGGGAAGCATTGACGGCCTTGCCGCCGGCCGGTTTTGATATCGGCGGTGGATTCGGTAATGCCATTGTCGGCACGATGGTGATGGTGTTGATCGCCAGTCTGCTCAGTGTGCCCACCGGGATTCTTGCCGCGATTTACCTGGCGATCCTCGATCCTCAGAGTAAATTGGCCACCGTTTCACGGTTTGTGGCCAAAACCCTGACCGGTTTTCCGTCGATTCTCGCCGGTGTGTTCACCTATGCCATTCTGGTTATTCCTCTGGGGTATTCGGCCATGGCTGGTGGTGTGGCTCTATCCGTACTGATGTTGCCGACGATTTTGCTCGCTGCTGAAGAGGCCATGAAACAGGTGCCGCGCAAAATGACGGATGCCGCTTTCGGTATGGGCTGCACGCGTACCCAAGTGATCTGGAAAATTGTCTTGCCCACTGGATTACCCGGTATTCTCACCGGCGTGTTGCTGGCGATTGCCGGAGCTGCAGGAGAATCAGCCCCCTTGCTGTTCACGGCGTTGTTCAGCAATTACTACATGTCCGAGTTGATCGAACCGACAGCTTCGTTGTCGATCCTGATTTACAACTTTTCCGGTATGCCGTTTGAGAACCAGATTCAGCTCGCCTGGGCCGCATCACTGGTGCTGGTATTGATTGTTCTGGTCTTTAATATCGTCGCCCGCGTGATGGGGCGTTCACGGCATTAA
- the ppk2 gene encoding polyphosphate kinase 2 translates to MVFDDDYSDAMEWLHSELADEMDEGYELEISEPGLSLALRRIYKHKRPPSMDRQSYFKALLALQAELIKLQDWVSYTGEKVVVIFEGRDAAGKGGVIKRITQRLNPRVCRVVALSKPTEKEMTQWYFQRYVPHLPSGGEIVLFDRSWYNRSGVERVMGFATKDQLEQFFLDVPEFERMLVRSGIRLIKYWFSVTDEEQQLRFLMRIHDPLKQWKLSPMDLQSRVRWEDYTKAKEETFKRTNIPEAPWYIVKANDKKRARLNCIHHLLQQIPYEPVPHEEIDLPDRIFNPDYERATLPPELYVPENY, encoded by the coding sequence ATGGTATTTGACGACGACTATTCGGACGCAATGGAATGGCTGCATTCTGAATTAGCCGATGAAATGGATGAAGGCTATGAACTGGAAATTTCAGAACCCGGCCTTTCGTTGGCATTACGTCGTATCTATAAACATAAACGACCACCGTCCATGGATCGTCAGTCTTATTTTAAAGCCTTGTTGGCGTTACAGGCCGAACTGATCAAATTACAGGATTGGGTTTCCTACACCGGTGAAAAGGTCGTCGTGATCTTTGAAGGGCGCGATGCTGCCGGCAAGGGCGGGGTGATCAAGCGGATCACCCAGCGCCTGAATCCCAGGGTGTGTCGTGTGGTCGCCTTATCGAAACCAACGGAAAAGGAGATGACGCAGTGGTATTTTCAACGCTATGTGCCGCATCTGCCCTCCGGTGGCGAAATCGTTTTGTTTGACCGTTCCTGGTACAACCGCTCCGGCGTTGAACGGGTGATGGGCTTTGCAACAAAAGACCAGTTGGAGCAGTTCTTTCTCGATGTTCCAGAATTCGAACGCATGCTGGTGCGTTCAGGGATCCGCTTGATCAAGTACTGGTTTTCCGTCACGGATGAAGAGCAGCAGCTGCGCTTTTTGATGCGGATTCATGATCCGCTCAAACAATGGAAGCTCAGCCCGATGGATCTACAGTCGCGGGTGCGCTGGGAGGATTATACCAAGGCGAAGGAGGAGACCTTCAAACGGACCAATATCCCCGAAGCGCCTTGGTATATCGTCAAAGCCAATGACAAAAAGCGTGCTCGGCTCAACTGCATCCACCATTTATTGCAACAGATCCCTTATGAGCCTGTACCACACGAAGAGATTGATCTGCCGGATCGCATTTTTAATCCCGACTACGAACGCGCAACGTTGCCACCTGAGTTGTATGTTCCGGAAAATTATTAG